One genomic window of Stigmatopora nigra isolate UIUO_SnigA chromosome 13, RoL_Snig_1.1, whole genome shotgun sequence includes the following:
- the fam177a1 gene encoding protein FAM177A1 isoform X1, which produces MFECGHQTPSMALKDEHPRPPGLKLDWQSVGEGAAMERVEMGTPEEDQKTKAKLPRRTIYFASGETMEEFSTDEEEEDIVEKKTVTVDTSQLTWGPYFWFHMWRVTTSTISVCDYMGEKLASFFGITSPKYQYAIDEYYRIKKEQEEEEEEENRLAEQWRSEKNNTLPTTIQQPEASRASFVNVSFDHEPEATLSIAESNKAPSPLPS; this is translated from the exons ATGTTTGAGTGTGGACATCagacgccgtcaatggcactgaaagatgagcatccaaGGCCTCCAGGTTTAAAATTAGATTGGCAg AGTGTAGGAGAGGGGGCAGCCATGGAGAGAGTGGAGATGGGAACCCCGGAGGAGGATCAGAAGACAAAGGCCAAGCTTCCCCGCAGGACCATCTACTTTGCTAGTGGGGAAACAATGGAGGAGTTCAGTactgatgaagaggaagaggatatTGTGGAGAAAAAGACAGTTACGGTGGATACT TCTCAACTGACTTGGGGACCATACTTTTGGTTCCATATGTGGAGAGTGACCACCTCAACTATATCAG TGTGTGACTACATGGGAGAGAAACTGGCCTCTTTTTTCGGCATTACCTCGCCTAAATACCAATATGCCATCGATGAATACTACCGGATTAAGAAAGAG caggaggaggaggaagaggaagaaaaccGTCTGGCTGAGCAGTGGAGGAGCGAGAAGAATAATACCCTTCCGACTACGATCCAGCAACCTGAAGCATCGCGAGCTTCCTTTGTAAATGTATCTTTCGACCATGAGCCGGAAGCAACTCTTAGCATTGCTGAAAGCAACAAAGCACCTTCTCCTCTCCCCTCCTGA
- the ttc7b gene encoding tetratricopeptide repeat protein 7B isoform X1 yields the protein MTAKKSGSRLETEIERCRSEAQWDKIPELVRQLSAKLISNDDLGELLLGESKLLTYLKENPIKQGASPRGPRPKLVEVRKHLTAALDRGNLKADYLQEASLLMAKLSYVEAEYTDALGHYNKVTLDDMQLVGVPVYRLSMIAEAYATKGLCLEKAPVASPLLSNKNSSSPSNDQNTTEREQEIITCYEKSGDIALLYLQEAEKSLSAGIQNRSPKPISASLDQELGYFLETGLQRAHVIHFKNGNLTQGVGRFREILRAVETRTTQNLRMTIARQLAEILLRGMCEQSYWSPVEDPPTVSPLDDHSRQGHIQSKKSSLSRRPRVYSGENIFCPQENTEEALLLLLISESMANRDAVLSRIPEHNNDRIISLQSASVVYDLLTIALGRRGQYEMLSECLERAMKFAFEEFHLWYQLALSLMAAGKSARAVKVLKECIRLKPDDPTIPLLAVKLCIGPLHWLDEGECFAKMVIDMGEKAAEFRPKGYLAIGLVYSLKATDASLRSTQEDYQRKALGAFQRAQSLSPTDHLAAFYLALQLAVSRQIPEALGYVRQALQLQGDDVHSLHLLALLLSAQKHYQDGLNIIEMALSEYPENFNLLYTKVKLESMCRGSEEALLTCKHMLQIWKSFYNLTNPSDSGRGSSLLDRAVADRRQLNAMTLPDFSDPDTGGPQDANTLGFSSMFSVCSVHATSIAASRVEQALSEVASSLQSSAPKHGPLHPWMTLAQIWLHAAEVYIGMSKPAEASACTQEAANLFPTSHNVLFMRGQIAELRGNVDEAKRWYEEALSINPTHVKTMQRLGLILHQLQRYSLSEKVLRDAVQVNSTAHDVWNSLGEVLQAQGNSAAATECFLTALELEASSPILPFTIIPRAL from the exons ATGACGGCGAAGAAGTCTGGATCACGTCTGGAGACGGAGATTGAGCGGTGCCGTTCAGAGGCACAATGGGATAAAATACCGGAGTTGGTTCGGCAACTCTCTGCTAAACTGATATCGAACg ATGATCTCGGAGAGCTTTTGTTGGGGGAAAGCAAGCTTCTGACATACCTGAAGGAGAATCCAATCAAACAGGGCGCCAGTCCGAGGGGTCCGCGACCAAAACTAGTGGAGGTCAGGAAGCACCTCACTGCTGCCCTGGACAGAGGAAACCTCAAG GCTGATTATCTCCAGGAAGCCAGTCTCCTCATGGCTAAACTGAGTTATGTTGAGGCAGAATACACAGACGCTTTAG GTCACTATAACAAGGTGACTTTGGATGACATGCAACTGGTTGGAGTTCCAGTTTATAGGCTGTCTATGATCGCAGAAGCCTATGCCACTAAAG GCTTGTGTTTAGAGAAAGCCCCAGTGGCTTCTCCACTGCTGTCCAATAAGAATAGCAGTTCTCCATCCAACGATCAGAACACAACTGAACGGGAGCAAGAAATCATTACCTGCTATGAAAAGTCTGGAGACATTGCTTTGCTGTACCTACAGGAGGCTGAAAAG TCATTGTCAGCAGGAATTCAGAATCGCAGCCCAAAACCGATTTCAGCTTCCCTTGACCAGGAACTGGGTTACTTTCTTGAGACAGGCCTACAGAGAGCCCATGTCATCCATTTTAAAAACGG AAACCTGACTCAAGGTGTCGGGAGATTTCGGGAAATTCTTCGAGCTGTTGAGACCCGGACAACACAAAACCTGCGCATG ACAATAGCGAGGCAGCTTGCAGAAATTTTGCTCCGAGGAATGTGCGAACAAAGTTACTGGTCTCCTGTAGAAGACCCGCCTACTGTGTCACCGCTGGACGATCACTCGCGACAAGGACACATCCAAAGCAAGAAGTCCAGTTTAAGCCGACGCCCACGTGTATACTCTGGGGAAAA TATTTTTTGCCCTCAGGAGAATACGGAAGAAGCTTTATTGCTGCTCCTCATCAGTGAGTCCATG GCCAACCGTGACGCTGTCCTAAGTAGGATTCCGGAACATAACAATGATCGAATCATCAGTCTACAATCGGCATCTGTCGTTTACGACCTGCTGACTATAGCTTTGGGCAGAAGAGGACAATATGAGATGCTGTCAGAG tgTTTGGAACGAGCCATGAAGTTTGCCTTTGAAGAGTTCCACTTGTGGTACCAGCTTGCACTCTCTTTAATGGCTGCCGGGAAATCCGCTCGTGCAGTAAAAGTTCTGAAGGAGTGTATCCGTCTCAAGCCAGATGACCCCACCATCCCACTGTTGGCCGTCAAACTGTGTATCGGACCCCTGCACTGG TTGGATGAAGGAGAGTGCTTTGCCAAAATGGTGATTGACATGGGAGAGAAAGCAGCTGAGTTTCGACCAAAAGGCTACTTGGCAATTGGACTTGTTTACAGCCTCAAAGCCACAGatg CGTCATTGCGAAGCACACAAGAAGACTATCAGAGGAAAGCTTTAGGAGCCTTCCAGAG AGCTCAGAGTTTGTCTCCAACAGATCATCTAGCCGCCTTTTATCTTGCACTACAGCTTGCTGTATCCAGACAG attCCGGAAGCACTAGGCTATGTTCGACAGGCTTTGCAGCTTCAAGGGGACGATGTCCACTCCCTACATCTGCTGGCCTTGCTGCTCTCAGCTCAGAAACACTACCAGGATGGTCTTAATATTATAGAAATGGCCCTTTCTGAGTATCCAGAGAACTTCAA CCTGCTCTATACAAAGGTGAAGTTGGAGAGCATGTGCAGAGGATCTGAAGAAGCTTTGCTCACCTGCAAACATATGCTGCAAATTTGGAAGAGTTTTTACAACCTTACAAATCCaag TGATTCAGGGCGTGGGAGCAGTTTGTTGGATAGAGCTGTGGCAGACCGACGACAACTCAACGCCATGACCTTGCCGGATTTTAGTGACCCAGATACTG gcGGCCCTCAGGACGCTAACACGCTTGGTTTTTCTTCCATGTTTTCTGTTT GTTCTGTGCACGCTACATCGATAGCAGCAAGTCGTGTGGAGCAAGCGTTGTCTGAGGTGGCCTCTTCCCTGCAAAGTAGTGCCCCCAAGCACGGACCTTTGCACCCCTGGATGACTCTAGCTCAGATTTGGCTGCATGCAG CCGAGGTATACATCGGGATGTCGAAGCCCGCCGAGGCTTCTGCCTGCACTCAAGAAGCTGCCAACCTCTTTCCCACATCccataatgtgcttttcatgagGGGGCAGATCGCCGAGCTCAGGGGCAACGTTGATGAGGCCAAGCGCTGGTACGAAGAAGCCTTGTCCATCAACCCGACGCATGTTAAAACCATGCAGAGACTG GGTCTTATCCTGCATCAGCTTCAACGCTACAGTTTGTCAGAAAAAGTTCTGAGGGATGCAGTGCAGGTCAACAG TACTGCTCACGATGTTTGGAACAGCCTGGGTGAGGTGTTGCAGGCGCAAGGGAACTCTGCCGCCGCCACTGAGTGTTTCCTCACCGCGTTGGAGTTGGAGGCCAGCAGCCCCATCCTGCCCTTCACCATCATTCCCAGAGCACTATGA
- the LOC144206288 gene encoding calmodulin, translating into MRSLGQNPTEAELQDMINEVDADGNGTIDFPEFLTMMARKMKDTDSEEEIREAFRVFDKDGNGFISAAELRHVMTNLGEKLTDEEVDEMIREADIDGDGHVNYEEFVKMMTSK; encoded by the exons ATGAGGTCGTTGGGGCAAAACCCGACAGAGGCTGAACTCCAGGACATGATTAATGAGGTGGATGCTGATG GCAACGGGACCATTGACTTCCCTGAGTTTTTGACAATGATGGCCAGAAAGATGAAGGACACGGACAGCGAGGAGGAGATAAGGGAGGCTTTCAGGGTCTTTGACAAG GACGGTAACGGCTTCATCAGCGCCGCCGAACTGCGTCACGTGATGACCAACCTGGGCGAGAAGTTAACGGACGAGGAGGTGGACGAGATGATCCGAGAAGCCGACATAGACGGAGACGGACACGTCAACTACGAAG AGTTTGTCAAGATGATGACGTCCAAATGA
- the ttc7b gene encoding tetratricopeptide repeat protein 7B isoform X3 — protein sequence MTAKKSGSRLETEIERCRSEAQWDKIPELVRQLSAKLISNDDLGELLLGESKLLTYLKENPIKQGASPRGPRPKLVEVRKHLTAALDRGNLKADYLQEASLLMAKLSYVEAEYTDALGHYNKVTLDDMQLVGVPVYRLSMIAEAYATKGLCLEKAPVASPLLSNKNSSSPSNDQNTTEREQEIITCYEKSGDIALLYLQEAEKSLSAGIQNRSPKPISASLDQELGYFLETGLQRAHVIHFKNGNLTQGVGRFREILRAVETRTTQNLRMTIARQLAEILLRGMCEQSYWSPVEDPPTVSPLDDHSRQGHIQSKKSSLSRRPRVYSGENIFCPQENTEEALLLLLISESMANRDAVLSRIPEHNNDRIISLQSASVVYDLLTIALGRRGQYEMLSECLERAMKFAFEEFHLWYQLALSLMAAGKSARAVKVLKECIRLKPDDPTIPLLAVKLCIGPLHWLDEGECFAKMVIDMGEKAAEFRPKGYLAIGLVYSLKATDASLRSTQEDYQRKALGAFQRAQSLSPTDHLAAFYLALQLAVSRQIPEALGYVRQALQLQGDDVHSLHLLALLLSAQKHYQDGLNIIEMALSEYPENFNLLYTKVKLESMCRGSEEALLTCKHMLQIWKSFYNLTNPSDSGRGSSLLDRAVADRRQLNAMTLPDFSDPDTASGSSSSHTGSEPVSPISPSSLSTLSSPLSCPSSPVFILHPPPKKSSFLPPLLPSLMTTKATTNSFSNHVTLRQLSSKCGPQDANTLGFSSMFSVCSVHATSIAASRVEQALSEVASSLQSSAPKHGPLHPWMTLAQIWLHAAEVYIGMSKPAEASACTQEAANLFPTSHNVLFMRGQIAELRGNVDEAKRWYEEALSINPTHVKTMQRLGLILHQLQRYSLSEKVLRDAVQVNSTAHDVWNSLGEVLQAQGNSAAATECFLTALELEASSPILPFTIIPRAL from the exons ATGACGGCGAAGAAGTCTGGATCACGTCTGGAGACGGAGATTGAGCGGTGCCGTTCAGAGGCACAATGGGATAAAATACCGGAGTTGGTTCGGCAACTCTCTGCTAAACTGATATCGAACg ATGATCTCGGAGAGCTTTTGTTGGGGGAAAGCAAGCTTCTGACATACCTGAAGGAGAATCCAATCAAACAGGGCGCCAGTCCGAGGGGTCCGCGACCAAAACTAGTGGAGGTCAGGAAGCACCTCACTGCTGCCCTGGACAGAGGAAACCTCAAG GCTGATTATCTCCAGGAAGCCAGTCTCCTCATGGCTAAACTGAGTTATGTTGAGGCAGAATACACAGACGCTTTAG GTCACTATAACAAGGTGACTTTGGATGACATGCAACTGGTTGGAGTTCCAGTTTATAGGCTGTCTATGATCGCAGAAGCCTATGCCACTAAAG GCTTGTGTTTAGAGAAAGCCCCAGTGGCTTCTCCACTGCTGTCCAATAAGAATAGCAGTTCTCCATCCAACGATCAGAACACAACTGAACGGGAGCAAGAAATCATTACCTGCTATGAAAAGTCTGGAGACATTGCTTTGCTGTACCTACAGGAGGCTGAAAAG TCATTGTCAGCAGGAATTCAGAATCGCAGCCCAAAACCGATTTCAGCTTCCCTTGACCAGGAACTGGGTTACTTTCTTGAGACAGGCCTACAGAGAGCCCATGTCATCCATTTTAAAAACGG AAACCTGACTCAAGGTGTCGGGAGATTTCGGGAAATTCTTCGAGCTGTTGAGACCCGGACAACACAAAACCTGCGCATG ACAATAGCGAGGCAGCTTGCAGAAATTTTGCTCCGAGGAATGTGCGAACAAAGTTACTGGTCTCCTGTAGAAGACCCGCCTACTGTGTCACCGCTGGACGATCACTCGCGACAAGGACACATCCAAAGCAAGAAGTCCAGTTTAAGCCGACGCCCACGTGTATACTCTGGGGAAAA TATTTTTTGCCCTCAGGAGAATACGGAAGAAGCTTTATTGCTGCTCCTCATCAGTGAGTCCATG GCCAACCGTGACGCTGTCCTAAGTAGGATTCCGGAACATAACAATGATCGAATCATCAGTCTACAATCGGCATCTGTCGTTTACGACCTGCTGACTATAGCTTTGGGCAGAAGAGGACAATATGAGATGCTGTCAGAG tgTTTGGAACGAGCCATGAAGTTTGCCTTTGAAGAGTTCCACTTGTGGTACCAGCTTGCACTCTCTTTAATGGCTGCCGGGAAATCCGCTCGTGCAGTAAAAGTTCTGAAGGAGTGTATCCGTCTCAAGCCAGATGACCCCACCATCCCACTGTTGGCCGTCAAACTGTGTATCGGACCCCTGCACTGG TTGGATGAAGGAGAGTGCTTTGCCAAAATGGTGATTGACATGGGAGAGAAAGCAGCTGAGTTTCGACCAAAAGGCTACTTGGCAATTGGACTTGTTTACAGCCTCAAAGCCACAGatg CGTCATTGCGAAGCACACAAGAAGACTATCAGAGGAAAGCTTTAGGAGCCTTCCAGAG AGCTCAGAGTTTGTCTCCAACAGATCATCTAGCCGCCTTTTATCTTGCACTACAGCTTGCTGTATCCAGACAG attCCGGAAGCACTAGGCTATGTTCGACAGGCTTTGCAGCTTCAAGGGGACGATGTCCACTCCCTACATCTGCTGGCCTTGCTGCTCTCAGCTCAGAAACACTACCAGGATGGTCTTAATATTATAGAAATGGCCCTTTCTGAGTATCCAGAGAACTTCAA CCTGCTCTATACAAAGGTGAAGTTGGAGAGCATGTGCAGAGGATCTGAAGAAGCTTTGCTCACCTGCAAACATATGCTGCAAATTTGGAAGAGTTTTTACAACCTTACAAATCCaag TGATTCAGGGCGTGGGAGCAGTTTGTTGGATAGAGCTGTGGCAGACCGACGACAACTCAACGCCATGACCTTGCCGGATTTTAGTGACCCAGATACTG CCTCAGGTTCCTCCTCCTCTCATACTGGTTCGGAACCAGTATCCCCCATTTCCCCCTCCAGCCTATCCACGTTGTCCTCTCCACTCTCCTGCCCTTCTTCTCCAGTTTTCATCCTTCACCCTCCACCCAAAAAGTCTTCCTTCTTGCCTCCCCTTCTTCCCTCTTTGATGACCACCAAAGCCACAACAAACTCCTTTAGTAACCACGTCACTCTTCGCCAGCTTTCCTCCAAAT gcGGCCCTCAGGACGCTAACACGCTTGGTTTTTCTTCCATGTTTTCTGTTT GTTCTGTGCACGCTACATCGATAGCAGCAAGTCGTGTGGAGCAAGCGTTGTCTGAGGTGGCCTCTTCCCTGCAAAGTAGTGCCCCCAAGCACGGACCTTTGCACCCCTGGATGACTCTAGCTCAGATTTGGCTGCATGCAG CCGAGGTATACATCGGGATGTCGAAGCCCGCCGAGGCTTCTGCCTGCACTCAAGAAGCTGCCAACCTCTTTCCCACATCccataatgtgcttttcatgagGGGGCAGATCGCCGAGCTCAGGGGCAACGTTGATGAGGCCAAGCGCTGGTACGAAGAAGCCTTGTCCATCAACCCGACGCATGTTAAAACCATGCAGAGACTG GGTCTTATCCTGCATCAGCTTCAACGCTACAGTTTGTCAGAAAAAGTTCTGAGGGATGCAGTGCAGGTCAACAG TACTGCTCACGATGTTTGGAACAGCCTGGGTGAGGTGTTGCAGGCGCAAGGGAACTCTGCCGCCGCCACTGAGTGTTTCCTCACCGCGTTGGAGTTGGAGGCCAGCAGCCCCATCCTGCCCTTCACCATCATTCCCAGAGCACTATGA
- the fam177a1 gene encoding protein FAM177A1 isoform X2 produces the protein MADLPLYLTNANVSLGRTMEVDKSVGEGAAMERVEMGTPEEDQKTKAKLPRRTIYFASGETMEEFSTDEEEEDIVEKKTVTVDTSQLTWGPYFWFHMWRVTTSTISVCDYMGEKLASFFGITSPKYQYAIDEYYRIKKEQEEEEEEENRLAEQWRSEKNNTLPTTIQQPEASRASFVNVSFDHEPEATLSIAESNKAPSPLPS, from the exons ATGGCTGACTTGCCACTATATTTAACTAATGCGAATGTTTCTTTGGGAAGAACTATGGAAGTTGATAAG AGTGTAGGAGAGGGGGCAGCCATGGAGAGAGTGGAGATGGGAACCCCGGAGGAGGATCAGAAGACAAAGGCCAAGCTTCCCCGCAGGACCATCTACTTTGCTAGTGGGGAAACAATGGAGGAGTTCAGTactgatgaagaggaagaggatatTGTGGAGAAAAAGACAGTTACGGTGGATACT TCTCAACTGACTTGGGGACCATACTTTTGGTTCCATATGTGGAGAGTGACCACCTCAACTATATCAG TGTGTGACTACATGGGAGAGAAACTGGCCTCTTTTTTCGGCATTACCTCGCCTAAATACCAATATGCCATCGATGAATACTACCGGATTAAGAAAGAG caggaggaggaggaagaggaagaaaaccGTCTGGCTGAGCAGTGGAGGAGCGAGAAGAATAATACCCTTCCGACTACGATCCAGCAACCTGAAGCATCGCGAGCTTCCTTTGTAAATGTATCTTTCGACCATGAGCCGGAAGCAACTCTTAGCATTGCTGAAAGCAACAAAGCACCTTCTCCTCTCCCCTCCTGA
- the ttc7b gene encoding tetratricopeptide repeat protein 7B isoform X2 yields the protein MTAKKSGSRLETEIERCRSEAQWDKIPELVRQLSAKLISNDDLGELLLGESKLLTYLKENPIKQGASPRGPRPKLVEVRKHLTAALDRGNLKADYLQEASLLMAKLSYVEAEYTDALGHYNKVTLDDMQLVGVPVYRLSMIAEAYATKGLCLEKAPVASPLLSNKNSSSPSNDQNTTEREQEIITCYEKSGDIALLYLQEAEKSLSAGIQNRSPKPISASLDQELGYFLETGLQRAHVIHFKNGNLTQGVGRFREILRAVETRTTQNLRMTIARQLAEILLRGMCEQSYWSPVEDPPTVSPLDDHSRQGHIQSKKSSLSRRPRVYSGENIFCPQENTEEALLLLLISESMANRDAVLSRIPEHNNDRIISLQSASVVYDLLTIALGRRGQYEMLSECLERAMKFAFEEFHLWYQLALSLMAAGKSARAVKVLKECIRLKPDDPTIPLLAVKLCIGPLHWLDEGECFAKMVIDMGEKAAEFRPKGYLAIGLVYSLKATDASLRSTQEDYQRKALGAFQRAQSLSPTDHLAAFYLALQLAVSRQIPEALGYVRQALQLQGDDVHSLHLLALLLSAQKHYQDGLNIIEMALSEYPENFNLLYTKVKLESMCRGSEEALLTCKHMLQIWKSFYNLTNPSDSGRGSSLLDRAVADRRQLNAMTLPDFSDPDTGSVHATSIAASRVEQALSEVASSLQSSAPKHGPLHPWMTLAQIWLHAAEVYIGMSKPAEASACTQEAANLFPTSHNVLFMRGQIAELRGNVDEAKRWYEEALSINPTHVKTMQRLGLILHQLQRYSLSEKVLRDAVQVNSTAHDVWNSLGEVLQAQGNSAAATECFLTALELEASSPILPFTIIPRAL from the exons ATGACGGCGAAGAAGTCTGGATCACGTCTGGAGACGGAGATTGAGCGGTGCCGTTCAGAGGCACAATGGGATAAAATACCGGAGTTGGTTCGGCAACTCTCTGCTAAACTGATATCGAACg ATGATCTCGGAGAGCTTTTGTTGGGGGAAAGCAAGCTTCTGACATACCTGAAGGAGAATCCAATCAAACAGGGCGCCAGTCCGAGGGGTCCGCGACCAAAACTAGTGGAGGTCAGGAAGCACCTCACTGCTGCCCTGGACAGAGGAAACCTCAAG GCTGATTATCTCCAGGAAGCCAGTCTCCTCATGGCTAAACTGAGTTATGTTGAGGCAGAATACACAGACGCTTTAG GTCACTATAACAAGGTGACTTTGGATGACATGCAACTGGTTGGAGTTCCAGTTTATAGGCTGTCTATGATCGCAGAAGCCTATGCCACTAAAG GCTTGTGTTTAGAGAAAGCCCCAGTGGCTTCTCCACTGCTGTCCAATAAGAATAGCAGTTCTCCATCCAACGATCAGAACACAACTGAACGGGAGCAAGAAATCATTACCTGCTATGAAAAGTCTGGAGACATTGCTTTGCTGTACCTACAGGAGGCTGAAAAG TCATTGTCAGCAGGAATTCAGAATCGCAGCCCAAAACCGATTTCAGCTTCCCTTGACCAGGAACTGGGTTACTTTCTTGAGACAGGCCTACAGAGAGCCCATGTCATCCATTTTAAAAACGG AAACCTGACTCAAGGTGTCGGGAGATTTCGGGAAATTCTTCGAGCTGTTGAGACCCGGACAACACAAAACCTGCGCATG ACAATAGCGAGGCAGCTTGCAGAAATTTTGCTCCGAGGAATGTGCGAACAAAGTTACTGGTCTCCTGTAGAAGACCCGCCTACTGTGTCACCGCTGGACGATCACTCGCGACAAGGACACATCCAAAGCAAGAAGTCCAGTTTAAGCCGACGCCCACGTGTATACTCTGGGGAAAA TATTTTTTGCCCTCAGGAGAATACGGAAGAAGCTTTATTGCTGCTCCTCATCAGTGAGTCCATG GCCAACCGTGACGCTGTCCTAAGTAGGATTCCGGAACATAACAATGATCGAATCATCAGTCTACAATCGGCATCTGTCGTTTACGACCTGCTGACTATAGCTTTGGGCAGAAGAGGACAATATGAGATGCTGTCAGAG tgTTTGGAACGAGCCATGAAGTTTGCCTTTGAAGAGTTCCACTTGTGGTACCAGCTTGCACTCTCTTTAATGGCTGCCGGGAAATCCGCTCGTGCAGTAAAAGTTCTGAAGGAGTGTATCCGTCTCAAGCCAGATGACCCCACCATCCCACTGTTGGCCGTCAAACTGTGTATCGGACCCCTGCACTGG TTGGATGAAGGAGAGTGCTTTGCCAAAATGGTGATTGACATGGGAGAGAAAGCAGCTGAGTTTCGACCAAAAGGCTACTTGGCAATTGGACTTGTTTACAGCCTCAAAGCCACAGatg CGTCATTGCGAAGCACACAAGAAGACTATCAGAGGAAAGCTTTAGGAGCCTTCCAGAG AGCTCAGAGTTTGTCTCCAACAGATCATCTAGCCGCCTTTTATCTTGCACTACAGCTTGCTGTATCCAGACAG attCCGGAAGCACTAGGCTATGTTCGACAGGCTTTGCAGCTTCAAGGGGACGATGTCCACTCCCTACATCTGCTGGCCTTGCTGCTCTCAGCTCAGAAACACTACCAGGATGGTCTTAATATTATAGAAATGGCCCTTTCTGAGTATCCAGAGAACTTCAA CCTGCTCTATACAAAGGTGAAGTTGGAGAGCATGTGCAGAGGATCTGAAGAAGCTTTGCTCACCTGCAAACATATGCTGCAAATTTGGAAGAGTTTTTACAACCTTACAAATCCaag TGATTCAGGGCGTGGGAGCAGTTTGTTGGATAGAGCTGTGGCAGACCGACGACAACTCAACGCCATGACCTTGCCGGATTTTAGTGACCCAGATACTG GTTCTGTGCACGCTACATCGATAGCAGCAAGTCGTGTGGAGCAAGCGTTGTCTGAGGTGGCCTCTTCCCTGCAAAGTAGTGCCCCCAAGCACGGACCTTTGCACCCCTGGATGACTCTAGCTCAGATTTGGCTGCATGCAG CCGAGGTATACATCGGGATGTCGAAGCCCGCCGAGGCTTCTGCCTGCACTCAAGAAGCTGCCAACCTCTTTCCCACATCccataatgtgcttttcatgagGGGGCAGATCGCCGAGCTCAGGGGCAACGTTGATGAGGCCAAGCGCTGGTACGAAGAAGCCTTGTCCATCAACCCGACGCATGTTAAAACCATGCAGAGACTG GGTCTTATCCTGCATCAGCTTCAACGCTACAGTTTGTCAGAAAAAGTTCTGAGGGATGCAGTGCAGGTCAACAG TACTGCTCACGATGTTTGGAACAGCCTGGGTGAGGTGTTGCAGGCGCAAGGGAACTCTGCCGCCGCCACTGAGTGTTTCCTCACCGCGTTGGAGTTGGAGGCCAGCAGCCCCATCCTGCCCTTCACCATCATTCCCAGAGCACTATGA